The window CTTCAGCCTCAAAAGGGCTAATATTCCGGCGATAGATACCAGTAGCGCCAGTGAGGAACTCATCGTCATCTATTATCTCGCATAAAATTCAGATGGTGTCTGAAAGTGCTGATGCTTCCAGTAACGAAATGGTACGGTACAGGCTGCGGCAAATCAGTCACTATTCTAGCTGCTGGCGGGATGGTTTGTCAAAAGCGAAACCTCACTACCGTTATTGTGCTATCGAGCCGTATAAAAAAACCTGGCAAAGGGGGTTGACAGACACTACATGTTGTGGTATTTTATCTTTACTATGCTATATGCTGTGGAGCCTGAAGATGAACTGTCCATTTTGCGGTTATCACGATTCTAAGGTTATCGATTCTCGTGATGTCAATGACGGGATACGCCGCCGGCGTCAGTGTTTGAGCTGTCAGGCCCGTTTTACCACCTATGAGCGGCCGCAGCCTGCCAGTCTTTTTGTTATCAAGAAAGACCAGAGGCGTGAGGAGTTCAGTAAAGACAAGCTGTTAACCGGCGTCCGTAAAGCTTGCGAGAAACGTCCGCTGCCTACCGGTACTGTTGATAAACTGGTTGATGATATTGAGGTTGGGCTTTACCGGATGGGTAAGGCGGAAATCCCCAGCACCGTCATTGGTGATATGGTGATGGCCGGATTGAAGAAGCTGGACTACATCGCTTATATCCGTTTTGCCAGTGTCTACCGGGATTTTGCCGATATCACCGCCCTGAAACAAGAAATAGACAGTCTGGTCAGTAATGAAACTAAAGCGCCGCGCCTGGCGAATCAACTGTCACTGATTCCGGTCCAGGAGCTTTGATTGACTTCCGGGAGGAAGTGTGGGGCTGGGGGATTGGGATTTTGAGAAAGAATAGAGTGGGATAAAATAAGAAGAGTTCTGGAGTATATCATGCCCGATAATAGTGACGAAAGAGACGGTCAATCCCTGAATCGGACGGAAATTTTGCGTGCCGTGGTGGCTGATGCGGAGTCGATGGGTCTGCGGGATAAGGACAAGATAGAGCAGCTTACCAGCCGGGTGATTGAGCGACTGGAAAAGCCGCGTACCCTGCCCGGTATGGAAGACCTGGTCATTCCTTCTCACCGCCGGCAACGGCGACTACCCACCCGTTCTGAAATTCAGGCTATTGTCAAAGAAATCATGGCGGCTGGAGAACCAGCCCCGCAAGAGGAGGTTAAACCAATGACGGAACCAACCACCCGGCCCAGGCCGGAAGTTACCGCGGCATCTGGCATTGAGATTGGTGAGAATGCGCTACGTGTCCTGGAAAAGCGCTATCTGAAGAAGGACAAACAGGGACAGGTCATTGAGAACGTGGAGGCGATGTTCCGTCGTGTGGCTAAGGCGATTGCCGAGGCTGAGCTTCTTTATGACCCTGAGGCTGATTGCGCGGCGGTGGAGGAGGAATTCTACCGGGTGATGACCGGTCTTGATTTCCTGCCCAATTCCCCGACTCTGATGAATGCGGGACGGGAACTGGGGCAGCTCTCCGCCTGCTTTGTGCTTCCCGTGGAAGATTCGATGGAATCTATCTTCGATGCGGTGAAGTACACTGCCCTCATCCATAAAAGCGGTGGCGGCACCGGGTTTTCCTTTTCCCGGCTGAGGCCGGAGAGCGACCGTGTTGGTTCCACGGGCGGTGTCGCCAGTGGCCCCGTCTCCTTCATGCGGGCTTTTGACAGTGCCACCGATGTTATCAAGCAGGGCGGCATGCGCCGCGGCGCCAATATGGCTATCCTCAATGTTGACCATCCTGATATCCTGAGGTTCATCACGGCCAAAGATGACCTGACCTCCCTGACCAACTTTAATCTGTCCGTAGCGGTAACCACCGCATTTATGGAAGCGGTCAAAGCCGGTACTGACTATAACCTGGTCAATCCACGGACTAAGGAAGTAGCGGGCAGCCTTAATGCCCGAGAGGTGTTCGACCGGCTGGTAGATATGGCCTGGAAAACGGGCGACCCCGGTGTCATCTTCATTGACCGCATAAATGATGACAACCCCACCCCGCATCTGGGCAGGATTGAAAGCACCAATCCCTGTGGCGAGCAGCCCCTGCTTCCTTACGAGTCCTGCAACCTGGGGTCAATCAACCTCAGCCGGATGGTGCGGGAGAATAACGGCACTTATGAAATTGACTATGACAGGCTGTCGAGGATCGTCAGAACGGCGGTCCGCTTTCTGGACAACGTCATTGATGTTAATAAGTTCCCCCTGCCGGAAATAGAAGCGATGACCAGGAAAACGAGAAAGATCGGGCTGGGGGTGATGGGCTTTGCCGATATGCTGATACGGCTGGGTATTCCCTACAACTCGGAAGAGGCTCTGTCAGCGGCGGAAAAAGTGATGGCGGCCATATCACGTGAAGCCACTGAAGCTTCCAGAGAACTGGCAGAGACGCGGGGTGTCTTCCCCGCCTTCGAGGGCAGCGTTTATGACCGCCCCGGCGGGGTCAGGGTCAGGAACGCGACCCGCACCACTATCGCTCCCACCGGTACCCTGAGCATTATCGCCGGGTGTTCCGGCGGTATCGAGCCGGTTTTTGCCCTCAGCTATATCCACAATATACTGGACGGCGCTCACATGATTGAGGTGCATCCTATTTTTGAAGAAGTTGCCCGAAATGAG of the Dehalococcoidales bacterium genome contains:
- the nrdR gene encoding transcriptional regulator NrdR; this translates as MNCPFCGYHDSKVIDSRDVNDGIRRRRQCLSCQARFTTYERPQPASLFVIKKDQRREEFSKDKLLTGVRKACEKRPLPTGTVDKLVDDIEVGLYRMGKAEIPSTVIGDMVMAGLKKLDYIAYIRFASVYRDFADITALKQEIDSLVSNETKAPRLANQLSLIPVQEL
- a CDS encoding vitamin B12-dependent ribonucleotide reductase, translated to MPDNSDERDGQSLNRTEILRAVVADAESMGLRDKDKIEQLTSRVIERLEKPRTLPGMEDLVIPSHRRQRRLPTRSEIQAIVKEIMAAGEPAPQEEVKPMTEPTTRPRPEVTAASGIEIGENALRVLEKRYLKKDKQGQVIENVEAMFRRVAKAIAEAELLYDPEADCAAVEEEFYRVMTGLDFLPNSPTLMNAGRELGQLSACFVLPVEDSMESIFDAVKYTALIHKSGGGTGFSFSRLRPESDRVGSTGGVASGPVSFMRAFDSATDVIKQGGMRRGANMAILNVDHPDILRFITAKDDLTSLTNFNLSVAVTTAFMEAVKAGTDYNLVNPRTKEVAGSLNAREVFDRLVDMAWKTGDPGVIFIDRINDDNPTPHLGRIESTNPCGEQPLLPYESCNLGSINLSRMVRENNGTYEIDYDRLSRIVRTAVRFLDNVIDVNKFPLPEIEAMTRKTRKIGLGVMGFADMLIRLGIPYNSEEALSAAEKVMAAISREATEASRELAETRGVFPAFEGSVYDRPGGVRVRNATRTTIAPTGTLSIIAGCSGGIEPVFALSYIHNILDGAHMIEVHPIFEEVARNEGCYSEELMRRLGEGAHLSDMNGVPDSIKRVFVTAHEIAPEWHVRMQAAFQKSTHNAVSKTVNFPQQATREDITGVYTMAHELGLKGITIYRDRSREAQPLSTGQAEKKAEAAGIAPRKRSKVTSGVTERVTTGCGYIYVTVNSDEQGICEVFSTLGKAGGCASAQLEASCRLISLALRAGVDVTKVVKQLRGIRCPSIAWEEGKAVLSCADAIASVLEKHIREDAGDNGDPQGNTGSKLPAAPGLVRNVAGQCPDCGGLLVYQEGCFICPGCGYTKC